The Limisphaera ngatamarikiensis genomic interval TGAGGCGGCGGGCCAGGCGGAGCATGGCCGGTGAGCCGTCGACGCCGAGGAATCGGTAGTGGGGGCAGGCGCGGGCGAATCGTCGGGTGACATCGCCGGGGCCGCAGCCGAGGTCGAGGACGGATGCGCGGCGGGGGCGATCGGGGAAGGTTTGGAGGAAGAGTTCCACGTAACGGCTGTGGGGTTCGGAGAAATCGGCCTGTGCGTAGGCCCGGGCCTGCTCGGTTTCGGTCATCAGTTCGGGTTCGGGCACACGTTTCATGGACCGGGTCGGGTATGGGGATGGGGTGGGGCTTCTGTCAAGGGGCGGGGTTCGGGGAGGGGGACAGGGTCGGGCCAGGAGGCGTGGAGGAGGATTTGCATGAGGCGTTCCAAGCCCAGGCGATCGGTTTCGTCGAAGCGATGGGGTTTGGGGCTGTCCATGTCCCAGACCCCGATCAGTTGGGTGCCGACGAGGAGGGGGATGACGATTTCGGAGCGAGAGGCGGGGTCACAGGCGATGTGGCCGGGGAAGGCGTGGACGTCGGGGACGACCACGGTTTTGCGTTGGGCGGCGGCGGTGCCGCAGACGCCGCGACCGAGTGGGATGCGGACACAGGCGGGCTTGCCCTGGAACGGGCCCAGGACCAGTTCGGGCTCAATCCAGCGGTAGAGGCCGACCCAGTTGAGGTCGGGCAGGGTGTGGAAGAGGAGTGCGGCGGTGTTGGCGGCGTTGGCGAGGAAATCGCGTTCGCCGTGCAGGAGGTGGGAGAGGGCGACGGCCAGTTGGTGGTAGAGGGCCGGTTTGGGCAGGTGATCAAGAGGCTCGAGGTTCCACATGAGATGGGTGCGGATGAGGATGGAGGAGGATGTGGGGTCGTTCCAGGCCGTGGGCGAGCATGAGGGGCTCGTTGTTGAGGAGCTCGACAGTGGGGCCGTCGGCCACGACGCGGCCCTGGTCGAGAAGGATGGATCGCGGGCAGAGTTGGACGGCCAGTTCGAGGTCGTGAGTGGCGATGAGTTTGGTGCCGGGCAGGGACTGGAGGAGGTTTTTGAGTTCGCGGCGGCCGCGCGGGTCGAGTCCGCTGGT includes:
- a CDS encoding GAF domain-containing protein, coding for MWNLEPLDHLPKPALYHQLAVALSHLLHGERDFLANAANTAALLFHTLPDLNWVGLYRWIEPELVLGPFQGKPACVRIPLGRGVCGTAAAQRKTVVVPDVHAFPGHIACDPASRSEIVIPLLVGTQLIGVWDMDSPKPHRFDETDRLGLERLMQILLHASWPDPVPLPEPRPLTEAPPHPHTRPGP